The window ATTGTGTTCTGGGGAAAGGGGAAAGTAACTCAGAAGCTGGTTATGCAGCCCGAGCATCGCTTCTGCGTCAAATGATATTATACCTCTCCAGCAACGGCCACTATAATGAAATTTTACAAGAGTTAGAGGAACAGCTATTGCATATGACTCAAATACGGTTTGGGAGAGAGCACCCAAACACACTCGAACGAATTATGCACCTTGCCATCGTACACTTCAGACGTGGCCGACTAACAGAGGCAGAAATTTTAAACAAACACGCATTTGAGTTAAAACAGATGGTGCTAGGGAATGAGCACCCTTCAACACTCGACAGTATACACAGCCTTGGAGTATTATATCTAAATCAATATCGGTtaaaagaggcagaagacTTCCTTTCGTATGCATTCGAGCTAAGACAAGCGGTATTGGGAGGGGGCAATATTCACACGCTTGATAGCATGGGGACCCTTGCAAAAGTATATCGCTCCCAAAGGCGgattgaagaagcagaaaatttAGAGAAGCGAACACTTGAGCTAAGGAGCATTTTTCTGGGAGTCAATCACCCGCGTACTCTGATGAGCATGCAAGATCGTGCAAGACGATACTGCGCTCGAGGCCACTTCAAAATGGCGGAAGACTTGATGATACAATTAATTGAATTGCAAAGAGGGATATTAAGGGTCGACCACCCAGATACCATTTCAAGCATGATATTACTTGCTAATATTTGCAGAGATTTGGGAAAACTGGACGTTGCAATACGTCTCATGGAGAGCTGTCTGTCAGTGCATAAGGCAGAGTTGGGACAAAACCATAGGCATACGGTAGGACTCGTAATAGTTTTGGAGAAATGGCGAAGAGAAGCTGATATTTGCGCTGTCAACTCGCCACGGAGGGCTTGGCGGAGGAGATATCAATCAGCAGATGTgtatgaggaggaggaggaaggagaggaggaggaagagggagaggaggaagaggtgtgagaaaaagaaggagttATGTAAACAATGCGCCGCTGGAGAGCCACCACGTTGAGCTAATTTGATACAGAATGTGAATTTCTATAGGTTCTTTTGGAAGTTTTCTTTTACACATATGTACTCGGTCACTCTATATAGCATCTTTCTTGTGCCCTTTAGTGCTTTTATTCTCTAGGTATAATATAGATTGTTTTGTTCTTCAACACCAAATCTTAACTATACATAGATAGTATACACCCTAGCTAAGAACTACCccttctactactactactactaccactactactTTTTCTAATAgtgttctttctttatatacgAGACACTACGTTCTGCTCTGGATAATAACCTCTGCTCAGTATTGCTGAATGCTGCTAACAAAAAAAACGGATGAAATCGGACAAGGTTAGAATCTTACTTTTAGCAAAGACATACGAGCTGTGGCATTGACATAGGGTCTTCAATAGATTAGAGCCTCCAGGCGAAGATGTTGTCTGACCAATTCATTTTCCGCGGAAATTGTGGTTTGTCATCTGAAGCATTTTTATCAATGTGGAGAGCCTACGGAGTTACAGGCCTAGGAACTCGGAGAACTAATACCGGGCTTGTGGCTTTAAGCAGTTTTCAAGCCATATAATTGGCCTCTTGTTTACTGATGCAAATACTCTATTCAGATTTAGTGCCGATAAAAATACCATATCAGATCTAGTGCCATCTCGCCATCAACATCGCACTAAATACTATCAGTCTCCATGCGGCGCGCCGTTGAAACATGATGTAAGCAATAGAGACGCCTCctgaatatataataaatggaTTCCTTAAGCTAAAATTACACTTCTCTTCAGATCatcttattctttaataccAGCGCTCTTCTAACCATGGCTGATAAAATCATCCGCATTGCATTGGTCGGCCTTTCGCCAAATGCAGTTACATCGTGGGCAGCGGTAGCTCATCTTCCATACCTTCAGTCCGCTCGAGGCAAGACTCAATATAAGATTGTGGCACTACTCAACTCCAGCAAGGAGGCAGCCGAAAAGGCTCGAGCTCACTTCAATCTCCCTTCCACGGTCAAGGCATACGGCGACCCTGCTCTGCTCGCCGCAGACGATGAAGTCGACCTCGTTTCAGTAGTCACCAGGGTCGACTATCACTATTCCGCCGCAGAGCCTTCGATTAGGGCAGGAAAGGCTGTGTATGTCGAATGGCCGCTGGCTGAGAGCTTGGAGCGTGGCGTCGCTCTTCTGGGTGACAGCAAGGAACACGAAACCAGCATCATTGGCTTTCAAGCACGGCTCTCGCCAGTGGCTACCACGGTCAAAAAACTATTAGCATCTGGTAGAATCGGAAAAGTCCTTGCCAGTCAAGTACGTGGTTTCGCCGCTACCGCATGGGGTAAACGGCCCGGCACAATTCTTGCTGGCGGCATGGAAGACATGTTTACTCAGAGAGCAATCGGAGGCAACTTTGTTACTATTCTGTACGCTCACATGATTGACCTCGTACACTTTGTCTTGGGGGAATTCAAAGACTCCCACACCACGCCACAACTTCGATGGCCAGAGGTTGAAGTTGTCGATGAGGCGGGAGCGCAGCTGCGGACTGTGCGAAGCGACATACCAGATCTCATCACAGTTAATGGAGAGCTTGCTCCGGGTGCTGCAGATATTCAGGAGGGAGCGACCTTGTCAGTCCTTTTCAGAAGTGGTTCTCCATTCAAGGGCGAGTTGCCCTTTGTGTGGTATATCCAGGGCCAAACCGGAGAATTGAAGATAACAAATCCTATCGGGCCTGTCTTGCAGGCGGCTACCATACCTGGTATCAAGATTGAGCTCTATGACTTTACCACGGATGAGGTAACCGAAATCCCATGGGAAACAGAGTGGAAAGAATGGCAACATGAGCTGCCAACACCGGGAGGGAAGTTGGTAGGAGACATGTATAACCGATATGCTCAATGGTTCCAACAAGCAGATCGTACAGCTGTTCCTGAGGGAGGAGATTGGCCAAGACTAAAGGATGCTATTCGCAGGCATGAAGAGATTGATGGGGTTTTGAAAGACTTTGATAGATCTACTTGGAATAAGCTAGCGAACTGAGGGTGGGATTTTGTCACGATATCGGACTTTGATAGGGTAGGCTTGAT is drawn from Trichoderma asperellum chromosome 4, complete sequence and contains these coding sequences:
- a CDS encoding uncharacterized protein (EggNog:ENOG41), producing MADKIIRIALVGLSPNAVTSWAAVAHLPYLQSARGKTQYKIVALLNSSKEAAEKARAHFNLPSTVKAYGDPALLAADDEVDLVSVVTRVDYHYSAAEPSIRAGKAVYVEWPLAESLERGVALLGDSKEHETSIIGFQARLSPVATTVKKLLASGRIGKVLASQVRGFAATAWGKRPGTILAGGMEDMFTQRAIGGNFVTILYAHMIDLVHFVLGEFKDSHTTPQLRWPEVEVVDEAGAQLRTVRSDIPDLITVNGELAPGAADIQEGATLSVLFRSGSPFKGELPFVWYIQGQTGELKITNPIGPVLQAATIPGIKIELYDFTTDEVTEIPWETEWKEWQHELPTPGGKLVGDMYNRYAQWFQQADRTAVPEGGDWPRLKDAIRRHEEIDGVLKDFDRSTWNKLAN